Within Ischnura elegans chromosome 6, ioIscEleg1.1, whole genome shotgun sequence, the genomic segment TTTGATTTCCAActtttagaaaagaaaaaattgacagttTAAGTACTAGGTACTGGTAAATAGATGATTTTAAACTTGATGTTCAGCAGAATCATTTGACTCTGAAAATTGCTGTTTCTTAATTTACGCAATGATACCATCCCAATGCCACTAATGctgtcattgaaataaaaatcctaaaatattttcatgctttcTGAATCAACAGATGCAGTTGATAAGGTGACAGATCGTCTCGTTGGACCCTTTAACATTGAGGTTGTTGTGGAGCCGATAAACATCAAAATTTCTGAGGCGATAATGAACTTCCAGGAGAAAGGATATGATGTTTCTCAAAAGGTATGATTTATTCAGAATATCAACTTGGTAAATGCAATATGTGTCATATTTACACTGTGTTTTATCAATTATGTATCTAATGTAATACATTAGTTGTTTCCTTTTGATTATTATTTCCTACTTGAGTATGTAAAGTACAAATATAGCattgcatttcttttttaaaatcagtCACGAAATCAAAATGTTTCTGTTTGCCCATTCATGCTTTATGCTTGTGTGTGATATTAAATTGTGCTTTTAATTGATGCAGTAGCATAAATGTGAAATGTTCATATTCAATAAATCGAAATCACAACATTAGCCTTAATACAGTCATTATTGGTGATATATACCAATGATGCCACATTTTGGCCCTATTTATGTCATTCTGATGCAGCTATCGAAAAGTAATCTAGCCATAGTAACTTGGGCAGTGTACAGCTCATAATAATCAAAATCAGTCTGAACTGAGAAGTTGAATATATTGTCATTCTTCCTAGTGATCTCTTCAATCATGTATTTCGTCGTTACTTTTAGGTATTCAATGGGTGTGGGAAACCAAGGCTTGGTCGTCGAGATGCGACTGAGCTTCAGTTCCAAACATACAAATTTGAAAGGAAGAACAAAGGCGGCAGGAAAGGAGGTGGAGGTGGCGGCAGAGACAGAGAGGGCGAAGACCATGCTGGAATGGGAGATGGTCACAGGGGACCAACCTTGGAGAGATTGGTCAAGGACATCAGGCAAAAGGTCCGTTGAAGCTTAAGTTTCAGCAAATAATTTAGTGCtcagttcttaatttttctttattttttctctccttataTGAACTATTAACCCTGATTGACAAGGAATAAACCCTATGAAATCTCTCAGGTTAAAAcatgtaatggaaaaaattacaaatatacatATTTCAGAGTTTGCCTTTCCATAATGGTGCGAAGAGTGTCTTTAACAAAGAGCGAAATAATATCATTTACTTTCTTGGCTATGAGCATGGAATTACAGTGGGCTGAATTGGTTTTATGCCAATGTTCCAAATGCTTGACCATCTTGAAAGGGTAAAAATTGTACGTGCACATTTCAGCCTCTGTCTTAAGTTCATAATTCTTTAATATTACTATTGTTTCTATTgtcataatattataatatttcattggtTAATGTTTAGGTTAAATGATAGAAATGTCTCTGGGGCATAGATTAGGTAATGTTATTGATTTAAATACTTCATGTAAAAAATTCTGTGTAAATAACCcataaaaaaactttcttctGGCAATTTTTGTAGAGAATAGATACTTATAAAGGCTAGTTTGTTGCCTATTGACTGATATGCCAGCCTTAAGTGTCAGAATGATAACACCAATTTTAGTCCACACAAGTCGTCAGTTATATAGGTATTTTTTGTGATTGTCTCTTGATATATGAGAGCTAGTAGAGTTTGCTACATTTACCAATATCATCAGATGCATGGATCCAATCACTGAAAATTCAATCTATTAGAATAAATAACCTCCCCTTGCTTTAAAATGGCTTTGAAAAAATTTATGTCCCAGAACTTCCTGAAAATAATCCTGTCATCGTATTTCATCAAACCTTTGTTACTTTTGAcctgtgaaagtttttttttctattcaaatatCATTGTGtgaaaaaatttggaataatatttttttgcaggtgAAAGACACCAAGAACTTTTGGACCAATCTGCCATATCAAATTTGcaatgatgaaaaagttgctgccAATCCTGTGAAAGAAGAGAACTGCTGGAATGGTTCGACCAAAGCAAAGTGAGTGCTAAAGTCATTAAATTTTCCTCATTGAATATTACTGAGCTATATGTATGAAGGCATTTCAACAAGCAtccatatttataatgaaattctTGGTTTAATATCATTTACTGTTCTTGAACAATGTGAGCTGAATTggcatttaaaattgtttaatccCACTGGAAAGAATGCAAAATGCTAGAAatggattccaaattttcatccaTTCTTATCACAGAATTTTCAATGGTAGGAAGCTCAAATGGTAGCTTAAAGATGACATTAGACATTATCAGCGATTATGGCGGTAATATGGACCATTAGGTTGAAACAGACTGCAGTGTCTCAAATATTAATTGTGCTGCTCCATATTGCCAAAAGATTCACTGAAACCCACTTATCTCTCCAGAGATGAAGCCTTATTGCTAAAGTTTTTCAGTTTCCAGTGAACCATTGAATAGAATGTGACATTTTGGTTCTTTGGAGGCTATGACATTTCCCTCTGCACCAGATGTATAAAAGAAGCCCAAGAGGTCATTGTTACCAGATTTGAATAAGGCAGCAACCTTCAAGGTGCCATGGCAGATTTTATAATTAACTAACCAATTTTTGTCCATATTAGTAGTTACCTTTAAACttcttttaagaaaattttgtatAAGTTAATGGAAATACAGCAATTCTGATTGGAGTTAAAGAGGGGAGAGTCTTTAGAAAACCCCAAGAGAAGAATTTTCTAATTACATATTCCTCTAATGCAGAGTAAGATTATGGGATTCATGATTAATGATTTCTATATCACATACTTACCTATACACCATCTATGTGTTGTCTGTGGACAGGAGTAGTGAGAGGAGATAATATACTTTGAAATACTTGTGTACACTCTAGTTCCAATCTTATGTTATTGCACATTTCCTGtttatttcttagtttttcaAGAAATATACTGTAAAATCAATTAATAACCGTATGAATTACATAATGAGGTACCTGGCCGTTCACCTCCAAAAATAGATGGTGttcctgtaaaattttattcccaatttaGTAGACAGAGAGTATGTCTTCCACTGGTCCCTTAAGGGCTTCAAACTTAAATCCAAACTGTACCCACTCATAGAAAAGATAAATACTAAAGCAAACATCCTTGGACTGAACTTTTGTGGGAAGGTATCCCTTATTTTCTAATGGTGTATTTTCTTCAAGAAGTTATTATCAGTGTATTGACTTTGGCAAGACAGTTAAGGTCCTTGCTCCCCTTCCATTGGGTCTCAtgttacatatatgtatgtacatattagGTAAAATGGCTTCTGGaagttttgtatttttgaaagtttgaCAATTTAAGagtcattcatagccctgaggacaaTGGTTGAGTTGGACATTAAAACCTGCagaaatgcagttcctgacctgaTTGAGAGAAATTTTCATAGAGCCAAGTCACCAAAAGCATCaaaacttttttcacaaaaacCAACATATCTCCTTCAAAGTCGTCCTTAACCAGaactttctgctcctacctacgagATCAAAAGCCTTTGCCTTCCTTTGTTTTCTAAATAATTTCACTTCTGCCATAGTGTATGCCATAAATTTGTAGAATGTAAACCTTATGTAACCTTAAATTATGGTAAGTTATCGCTCTGAAACCAAAAATTACAGGCCTCACCCCATAACAAGTCAAGGAACTGTGCCAAGGAATCATAAATGTGTACAAACCCCTGCCGCCATACATATGCTTCAAGCGTTCTCCACTAGGTGGTATCTCCCGTGACTGGAATCCGGAATACCCTACTCTATGGACGGCCCAGTAGCCCCCTCCCCCTACCTTGACAAGTTCCTAGAACTCCACTGAATCAGCAACATTGATACTCAATCAGAAATCAGTTTCAGTATTGCAATATGCAAAGTGTGTTAAAACGTGGGTGaagctagaaaaaaaattagatggttTTTACATAGAGACAGGCTACATTTCAGTGGAAGAACATTTAGAATAGCTGCACTTTGGACATCGCCCAAACATTTCTGAGGGTGTTTGAACCCCTTAACTCCCCTTGCTTGCTATAGTATTGTTTGAAATTGTGTGATTCCATCGATGTTATTTGCTCTTGCATGTAATTTTATAATCTGAGCTTATaaatattggatttttttttattcctggtTGCCTTTTTCTATTTCTCTGTGGTAGCAATCATTGTTTTACTACTTATCTTTGcctctttttaaaatttacttttcatccTTATAGGTATGAACCAGAAATAACAGGTCAAGGAATGTCAAATCAGCTCAATAATCCTGAGGTTCATGTAGATGTGGACAGGCCTAGTAGTTTCATTAATGAGCagttgtatgctttaaaattaattactgcAAAGTTAAAGAATGCTTACAATGGCCATGATGTGGAGTGGATTGACTATGGTGAGTTGTGAAATGGaacttctaaattttatttttttatgaaatactgAGATTGAACTAATTTTTGATACCTTACAATGTTTGAATTCATTTTACTTGAAGTAAGGGAAATACTTTCCTACCAGACTGCATATCTGCTTAAAATTGCAGTTCATAACGTGGATGCTCATTATTATCTGTAACATGTATTTCAGTGGCGACTGATCTTTTTTTGTGAAACTATAGCCAAATTTAAATCTGTACTTAAATAATTTGTGCAAAAtcagtttgaaaaattttccttggcATAATTTACATATGTTTTCTATTTTTGAATGATGTTACAATTCCAATTAATTTAGAGACAACTTGTTGTGCTATTTGAGGATGTTTTTGTAAGACCCTTATAAAactcaattattaattttgaagTGACTTGAAACTGATTTGCCCAATATGAACCTTATGGGCACGAGAAGAAACTAGTATTATCTCccatttcattttgataaaatccATGTTTGACTATGGCGTACAAGTAGCTGCTTGGCTGCTGAAGGGTCTCAGGTTTAAATCCCGGATGATGCCTCCATATAACCCGAAATAAAATCATTGCAGTGCATAGTAGCCCATTGAAACAAAATTGCCCCCTAGCCTGAAGTTGTGTTTATAACCAGGACTAATGAGAGAAACATAGTTTGCTTTTAATTTTGGCATAAATGCAGAAGATAAACCTTAACTTGTActttttggtgaaataaaaatattccaccaagGCCGGCCTTGATTGTAAGCTATTGAAGGAAAAGATCTACTCCATGGGATGTGTGATTCTTCTGTTAGCATATTAGTGGGGTTGTACAACTGAAATTGATTTACGTGTTAATAAATGAGCATGATCAGGTTGCATTGTACAACTGGATAAGTCATACAACTGAAGGTAGTACAATTGAGAATGGCATCCCatagaaatgcatttatttacaCCAGGCAAACCCAATGTCGTACTACAACCATTAGAGTGGTACAACTTAAGATCGTTCAGCTGAGGTTCCACggcacaaagtttttcatttcagaatGAAGAAATTTCATGAATTCATGTTACAAAActgttgatttttcatttccacgGAAATGATCAATGTCTGATCTGATATTTGTTTTTGATGGGGACATTGAATATGTTAAATTCATTTTGCAGAGGAATCATCTGATGGAGGTAGTGGCAGTGGGTCTGGTGATGGTGAAGGCGAAGAGGATGAAGTGACCGATGACGAAGATGGCTTGGTCGAGGGCAGTGGTGATAATTATCCTGACGAAGACAGTCCACCCCACACTGGCTTTGGTGGCAGAGGTGGAATCCAGCACTCGGTCCCAGGCATCCCGCCTGTCCCGCCTATCATTACAGAGGTGCCCATCCGGGTGGACTCTGCAACCCACACTCCCTCTCCCCCCACGTCTGGTGCAGGCCCGCGAAGGCCTCCCATCCCATCGCACCCAACCGGCGTCCCTGGAGAGGTCAAAGCTTACCTCTTCCCTATTGTGGTTATGTGGTTTGGTAGCTTATTCTCAGACTGGCTTTAAGTAGGTGCAATTAGGGTGGAAAGATACTCGGAATGAGTGTGTTGGTGATTCTCGAAATGCTTTCTGCAGCATGTTGTTTTAGTCATGATTGAGGTCACTACTGACTGGACCTTTGGAAAAAAGGTGTTGTGATCTGTTTTGAGTGTTTATTTTCGTGCacagtggaaagatttttttcccttcctcgtATGCAAGGAAATTTGTTAGGAAATTTCCTTTGTGTGACGACTGAAAAAGTGATAGGATATTCTTGGCATTGGAAGGCCACCTTATATGGAATTTTGTTATTCGTCGGGGTTCATTTTCATGGCCCAGTGTAACCTGTGACAAcccatttacaatttttcatgttaatATGAAATAAGTGGAAACTAAAATGGTGATTAGCACTGAATTCAggaatattccttaattttatcgTTCTGTGTTAATGTAAAAGTGATGATATGTGGtcattgtttataaaaataatttgctaaGTCATATGTTGGTGTATTTACTGCAATGGGCTGAGGATTGCACTCGAATTTTGATGTTATGACTgaataatttcaatggaaattcatTGCGTGCATGAACGTCATGAATTTTTGCATAAAGCAATGGGCTCGTTCGCCAATTTGATGCTGCTGAAAATTGTgataaactttgaaaaatacaGTGACCCATACTTTTCAGTTTCTGCTCCATCAAAAATATTCACAGCAAAAAATCGACTACAGTAACCCTTCGATGATAAGTCAATGACGTCGCGAACACCTGCCAGGCTCACCATGTCTTAGCTACTCCTTGGCATCATGCATTGGAATCATGAGGTTCATTTATTTTACAGCCTTGTCAGCTAATCTTTCCTTCCTAAAGAGTGATTTTCTCTGAACAAGCTGATGAGCCAAAACTCTATTGATGGCACCCGCTCTGAAAAAGTGGGCAGCAACTTCTGCATACTTTCATTCTATAACTATggaggaataattgaaaaaagcagatttattttcattgcaactTACCTTTCCATTCCATCTGCTGTTTTCTTTTGGTGAACTGCGATTTTGGGTCTGAATGACCCCATTGCCATTGCAGCATAAAGTGAGACTGGACTGAGATATAGCTCTGTGAAAAGGGATaaactattaattatttcaagttcCAAATTGCAAGGAATATTCCCATTGCATAATGATGTTATGACAAATTACACTTaaacttttgtgtatttttacagCTGTTTCTGAAAAAATAAGTCTCTTGAATCACTGAAGATGGTTGACGAAAATCAAACTGCTCAAGTACAATGGTCAATacatttccacagaattttccaatttctttttACATAGTGAAAAAGTGGAATTGTTGAATATATTCCTTTTCGTAATCTTTGGTCAAATGTGATATGCTGGGCCAAGTGGTACAAGTAGTTTAAATTGACTGCCATTACAACCATCCTACCTAATAATTATTGTCTGGATTTGCTATGAACATTTTAAGAGGAAACACAATCAGAAAGTCAAAATGAAATTAGCGTACTCTTTGGAGCACTGCCACTCTGTAGAAGTTGATGGCTATTAGATTGAAGTTTTAGAGTGAACAAATTTGTAGTTGATATTTGCGACAGTCTTTGGTGAATCAAgagaaaatgtcaatttttatgacaaaaaatatatttttttggatatgCTTTGATTAAACCTTAGagtgagtgactgtttgtaaatGTCTCAGATTGAAAGCAGGTAGGAAGATTGGAGTATAGCATTTCTTTGTAGTGTCCATAATTAGCCCAAC encodes:
- the LOC124160801 gene encoding glypican-6 — protein: MDSTVACGEVPSRAAIGRTVGCRRHWLLWIVVLVALDTWRAVGAASITGGGVTTSGCDGMRYIYQEIGIAPPEDGNDPVTGVEVGGMLCLPPNTGDPMCCTEAIERRLSKKSRAAFDRVLTDQLSRVSSLLTTRATKFDEFFRDLLETSKKDFHEMFKRTYGVIYEQNSYVFTDLFEKLEKYYARGNIELADAMDNFFATLYQKMFTVLNQQYHFDSKYLECVGEHMKDLKPFGDVPHKLSVQVKRSFVATRAFAQALSVAATVSSKMSSLRPGPACGLALMRMTHCSACRGLPSALKACSNYCINVMKGCLAQHAEVDNDWNHFVDAVDKVTDRLVGPFNIEVVVEPINIKISEAIMNFQEKGYDVSQKVFNGCGKPRLGRRDATELQFQTYKFERKNKGGRKGGGGGGRDREGEDHAGMGDGHRGPTLERLVKDIRQKVKDTKNFWTNLPYQICNDEKVAANPVKEENCWNGSTKAKYEPEITGQGMSNQLNNPEVHVDVDRPSSFINEQLYALKLITAKLKNAYNGHDVEWIDYEESSDGGSGSGSGDGEGEEDEVTDDEDGLVEGSGDNYPDEDSPPHTGFGGRGGIQHSVPGIPPVPPIITEVPIRVDSATHTPSPPTSGAGPRRPPIPSHPTGVPGEVKAYLFPIVVMWFGSLFSDWL